Proteins from a genomic interval of Trifolium pratense cultivar HEN17-A07 linkage group LG6, ARS_RC_1.1, whole genome shotgun sequence:
- the LOC123891010 gene encoding hydrophobic protein RCI2B yields the protein MGTATFVDIILAILLPPLGVFLKFGCEVEFWICLVLTLFGYLPGIIYAIYIITK from the exons ATGGGAACAGCTACTTTTGTTGATATCATTCTTGCCATCCTCCTCCCACCTCTTGGTGTCTTCCTCAAATTTGGCTGTGAA GTTGAGTTCTGGATCTGTTTGGTGCTTACCCTTTTTGGATATCTTCCTGGAATTATCTATGCTATCTATATTATCACCAAGTGA